The following proteins come from a genomic window of Tindallia californiensis:
- a CDS encoding sigma-54-dependent Fis family transcriptional regulator: MKNVEEIYRLSEKKDQNKMKEYIKRSHARSFRYGVEMGRIFSSKILRGEELHDKLQENHELIQTTRPFIEQLCDFVKGSGFFAILTDWEGCILDIRGDEKVLKEAERLQMICGAYMHEKHIGTNAMGTALVEESPVQVDGDEHYVTAYHRWTCSAAPIRNPKGKIIGTLDLTGCSHLVNSHTLGMVVAAVNAIEHMLNIRESNQKLELAKKAISTIIDSITFGIFTVGPKGYIKTLNTAAIQMLGYDTDETRGMHISQLVENWDIIQQNLDRGVEYVEDELNIFGKTKRIHCSFTTYPISSKEKSFRGVVCLIREVKKARKIAHKIMGNRAVYTFDKIIGRNKKFLDIIDYARKAADSTSTVMITGESGVGKEVFAQAIHNAGKRRDEAFVAINCGALPRTLIESELFGYEEGAFTGAKRGGQPGKFEWADGGTLFLDEIGEMPYDMQTNLLRVLETGKLFRVGGNKELDVDVRIIAATNKNLKQEVEKGNFRRDLYYRLNVVPLDIIPLRERKDDISLLVDYFIAVKSTKLGKTPVFLTWDQLDRLMNYSWPGNIRELENAVEQIINLNTCHLWETEKTTGIMAEDDLQSDIQENVSQIASLEEMEKQHIEKAYHFFNGNVSLTSQALGIGRNTFYRKVKKYAIDCSKKEQ, encoded by the coding sequence ATGAAAAATGTGGAGGAAATTTATCGTCTTAGCGAAAAAAAAGATCAAAATAAGATGAAAGAATATATCAAGCGATCTCATGCCAGAAGTTTTCGCTATGGGGTTGAAATGGGAAGAATTTTCAGCTCGAAAATTCTTCGTGGCGAAGAGCTACATGATAAATTACAAGAAAATCACGAACTCATTCAAACAACCCGTCCCTTTATTGAACAACTCTGTGATTTTGTAAAAGGATCCGGTTTTTTTGCTATTTTAACAGATTGGGAAGGATGTATTCTGGATATTCGTGGGGATGAAAAGGTTCTCAAAGAAGCAGAGCGTCTACAAATGATTTGTGGTGCCTATATGCACGAAAAACATATAGGCACCAATGCCATGGGGACGGCTTTGGTAGAGGAATCTCCAGTACAGGTAGACGGTGATGAGCATTATGTTACGGCTTATCATCGGTGGACCTGTTCGGCGGCACCCATTAGAAATCCGAAGGGAAAAATAATCGGAACTTTGGATCTTACCGGCTGTTCACATTTGGTCAATTCTCACACCTTAGGAATGGTGGTGGCAGCTGTTAATGCCATTGAACATATGTTGAATATTCGTGAATCAAATCAAAAACTAGAATTAGCTAAAAAAGCAATTTCCACGATCATTGATTCAATTACCTTCGGCATTTTTACGGTAGGACCGAAGGGTTATATAAAAACACTGAATACTGCAGCGATCCAAATGCTGGGCTATGATACGGATGAAACCCGTGGGATGCATATATCGCAATTGGTAGAAAACTGGGATATCATTCAGCAAAACCTCGATAGAGGAGTGGAATATGTTGAAGATGAGCTGAATATTTTTGGAAAAACAAAAAGGATACACTGCTCCTTTACGACCTATCCGATTTCCTCTAAAGAGAAGAGTTTTAGAGGCGTTGTATGCCTTATAAGAGAAGTTAAGAAAGCGAGAAAAATCGCTCATAAAATCATGGGAAATAGAGCGGTGTATACCTTTGATAAAATAATTGGACGCAACAAAAAATTTCTGGACATTATTGATTACGCAAGAAAAGCGGCAGATAGCACATCCACAGTAATGATAACCGGAGAGAGCGGAGTTGGAAAAGAAGTGTTTGCTCAAGCCATTCATAATGCAGGCAAACGAAGAGATGAAGCTTTTGTTGCCATTAATTGCGGTGCATTGCCAAGAACACTAATCGAATCAGAGTTGTTTGGGTATGAAGAAGGAGCTTTTACGGGAGCTAAAAGAGGTGGACAGCCAGGGAAGTTTGAATGGGCAGATGGAGGAACATTGTTTTTAGATGAAATTGGCGAAATGCCCTACGACATGCAAACAAATCTTTTGAGAGTTTTAGAAACGGGTAAGCTCTTTCGGGTTGGCGGAAATAAAGAATTAGATGTTGATGTACGCATTATTGCGGCAACGAATAAAAACCTGAAACAAGAAGTTGAAAAAGGTAACTTTAGAAGAGATTTATACTACCGTCTTAATGTAGTGCCACTAGATATTATACCGCTAAGAGAAAGAAAAGATGACATTAGTTTACTGGTAGACTATTTTATTGCTGTTAAATCGACAAAATTAGGAAAAACTCCTGTGTTTCTTACTTGGGATCAACTTGATCGGTTGATGAATTATTCTTGGCCGGGAAATATAAGGGAATTAGAAAATGCAGTGGAGCAAATTATCAATTTGAATACCTGTCATTTGTGGGAAACAGAAAAAACGACAGGAATAATGGCAGAAGATGATCTTCAGTCGGATATTCAAGAAAATGTTTCGCAGATTGCTTCTTTAGAAGAAATGGAAAAGCAGCATATCGAAAAAGCATATCATTTTTTTAATGGGAATGTGTCATTAACATCGCAAGCATTAGGAATAGGGAGAAATACATTTTATCGGAAAGTAAAAAAATACGCCATCGACTGTTCTAAAAAGGAACAGTGA
- a CDS encoding methylenetetrahydrofolate reductase → MLKEKIINRKSGILLYGLTPPKNNQPENKLFEISKRQIDRIEKMDIDGLILYDIQDEQERCLEERPFPYMKTVDPESYSDKYLQALKMPKIVYKCVGKHSVEDLERWVNNENEETRISVFVGAATGKQPVSIHLAEAYEMARAKGANFLLGGVAIPERHINKKNEHSRVIDKEDKGCCFFVSQAVYNIEASKNFLSDYYYRCLEEEKSMSPMIFTLTPCGSVKTLKFMKWLGVSIPGWMENDLIYSQDTLNQSLQLSKNVFEELLEFAAKKNIPIGCNIESVSIKKEEIDASITLLEDVRKLMG, encoded by the coding sequence ATGCTGAAAGAAAAAATCATCAATCGAAAATCGGGGATTTTATTGTATGGACTGACACCACCTAAAAATAATCAACCGGAAAACAAATTGTTTGAAATATCAAAACGCCAGATAGATCGAATTGAAAAAATGGATATTGATGGATTGATTCTTTATGATATTCAAGATGAGCAGGAAAGGTGTTTGGAAGAAAGACCATTTCCATATATGAAAACAGTAGATCCGGAAAGCTACAGCGATAAATACTTACAAGCATTAAAAATGCCCAAAATTGTTTACAAATGTGTTGGAAAACATTCGGTAGAGGATTTGGAAAGATGGGTAAACAATGAAAATGAAGAAACACGCATATCTGTTTTTGTCGGTGCGGCTACTGGGAAGCAGCCTGTTTCTATTCATTTGGCAGAAGCTTATGAAATGGCAAGAGCCAAGGGGGCGAACTTTTTGTTAGGGGGAGTTGCAATTCCGGAAAGGCACATTAACAAGAAAAATGAACATTCAAGAGTGATTGACAAAGAAGATAAAGGATGTTGTTTTTTTGTTTCTCAAGCCGTATATAATATTGAAGCTTCAAAAAATTTTTTGTCGGACTATTATTATCGTTGCTTAGAAGAAGAAAAAAGTATGTCGCCTATGATTTTTACATTAACGCCTTGTGGTTCGGTCAAAACATTGAAATTTATGAAATGGCTTGGTGTTAGCATACCTGGTTGGATGGAAAATGATTTGATTTATTCTCAAGATACGTTGAATCAATCTTTGCAATTGTCAAAGAACGTGTTTGAAGAATTGTTAGAATTTGCGGCAAAGAAAAACATACCTATTGGATGCAATATTGAAAGTGTTTCCATAAAGAAAGAAGAAATTGATGCATCCATTACATTGTTAGAAGATGTGCGCAAATTAATGGGGTGA
- a CDS encoding aldehyde ferredoxin oxidoreductase family protein produces MYGYTGEILRINLSTGDVKKEALDKELAKLYVGGRGLAEKMFSNEVDAKVDALSSENKLFFATGPLSGTPTPTGGRYMAITKSPLTGTIASSNSGGRWGAELKFAGYDMIVLEGKAEKPVYISINDDKVEIKDASHLWGKMTSETTKMLLEAEGEKVKVLNIGPGGEKLSKIAAIMNDYDRAAGRSGVGAVMGSKNLKAITVKGSGKPEVADKDKLKEVVKRSNAQIRENGVTGTGLPTYGTAVLVNIINENGVFPTNNFQQATFDKAEEISGETLAEKYLIKNTGCYGCPIACGRHCEVEDGIESGGPEYETIWGYGADCGVSDMKSIIKANYWCNEVGLDTISTSCTIAAAMELYQKGLIKEEELDGLSLEFGNSEAVIEWTKRMGMREGLGDKMAEGSYRLGEMYGAPELSMSVKKQELPAYDPRAIQGQGLAYATSNRGGCHVRAYLISPEILALPEKLDRFDAAGKPEWVKIFQDLTAAIDSSGLCLFTSFAMTADDYADMLTAVTGIEYTAESLLQAGERIWNMEKVFNMNSGITPEEDTLPPRLLNEEIKEGPSKGERSLLAEMLPAYYEVRGWDAKGAPTAGKLKELSIE; encoded by the coding sequence ATGTACGGGTATACAGGTGAAATTTTAAGAATCAATTTATCTACAGGGGATGTTAAAAAAGAAGCTTTGGATAAGGAATTGGCAAAGCTATACGTTGGTGGACGAGGATTGGCGGAAAAAATGTTTTCAAACGAGGTAGATGCCAAGGTGGATGCCCTTAGTTCGGAAAACAAATTATTTTTTGCAACTGGTCCTTTGAGTGGAACGCCTACTCCTACTGGTGGACGTTATATGGCCATTACAAAATCGCCATTAACAGGAACCATTGCCTCTTCTAACTCAGGTGGAAGATGGGGTGCTGAACTGAAATTTGCCGGTTACGATATGATCGTACTGGAAGGAAAAGCAGAGAAACCTGTCTATATTAGTATCAACGATGATAAGGTTGAAATCAAAGATGCATCCCATTTATGGGGTAAAATGACGAGTGAAACAACAAAAATGTTATTGGAAGCAGAAGGAGAAAAAGTAAAGGTTCTTAATATCGGTCCTGGTGGAGAAAAACTTTCTAAAATTGCGGCGATTATGAACGACTATGATCGTGCTGCCGGCCGTTCTGGTGTTGGAGCTGTGATGGGTTCTAAAAATCTTAAAGCAATCACGGTAAAGGGTTCTGGAAAACCGGAAGTTGCTGATAAAGATAAGCTCAAAGAAGTGGTGAAGCGCTCCAATGCACAAATCCGAGAAAATGGCGTAACAGGTACTGGTTTACCGACTTACGGAACGGCTGTTCTTGTTAATATTATTAATGAAAACGGAGTATTTCCTACAAACAACTTCCAACAAGCCACCTTTGACAAGGCTGAGGAGATAAGTGGCGAAACCCTGGCGGAAAAATATCTGATAAAAAATACCGGATGTTACGGATGTCCTATTGCCTGTGGCAGGCATTGTGAAGTAGAGGATGGTATTGAAAGCGGGGGGCCTGAATATGAAACTATTTGGGGTTACGGGGCTGATTGTGGAGTATCCGATATGAAATCGATTATCAAAGCGAATTATTGGTGTAATGAGGTAGGTTTGGATACGATTTCAACTTCTTGTACGATTGCAGCAGCAATGGAGTTATACCAAAAAGGACTGATTAAAGAGGAAGAACTGGATGGATTATCGCTAGAGTTTGGAAACAGCGAAGCGGTTATTGAGTGGACAAAGCGAATGGGTATGAGAGAAGGTTTAGGCGATAAAATGGCAGAAGGTTCCTATCGACTGGGTGAGATGTATGGTGCTCCGGAATTGTCCATGAGTGTGAAAAAACAGGAGCTGCCAGCTTATGATCCTCGTGCTATCCAGGGGCAGGGATTAGCCTATGCTACTTCTAACCGAGGTGGATGTCATGTGCGTGCATATTTAATTTCGCCTGAAATTCTGGCATTACCAGAAAAACTCGATCGATTTGATGCGGCGGGTAAACCGGAATGGGTAAAAATATTCCAAGACCTGACAGCTGCAATTGACTCCAGTGGTCTCTGTCTATTTACCTCTTTTGCAATGACGGCAGATGATTATGCGGATATGCTTACAGCCGTAACGGGAATCGAGTATACAGCAGAATCCTTGCTTCAGGCGGGTGAGAGAATCTGGAATATGGAAAAAGTGTTTAATATGAATTCTGGCATCACTCCGGAAGAGGATACATTGCCACCAAGATTGCTCAACGAAGAAATTAAAGAAGGTCCATCAAAAGGAGAAAGATCTTTATTAGCTGAAATGTTGCCGGCATATTATGAAGTAAGAGGTTGGGATGCAAAAGGTGCGCCGACAGCGGGCAAGTTGAAAGAACTGAGCATTGAATAA
- a CDS encoding MoaD/ThiS family protein — MLIKVRLFATLREGRGKEVELKPEGEITGKELLETLEIDEEDVAIYLVNGRDGKMDAKIKNGEVISIFPPVGGG, encoded by the coding sequence ATGCTCATTAAAGTTAGGCTTTTTGCCACTCTTCGCGAAGGAAGAGGAAAAGAGGTAGAACTTAAGCCTGAAGGAGAAATTACAGGAAAAGAATTACTTGAGACTTTAGAGATTGATGAAGAGGATGTAGCGATTTATCTTGTTAATGGAAGAGATGGAAAGATGGATGCAAAGATAAAAAATGGTGAGGTGATTTCAATTTTCCCGCCAGTAGGTGGAGGGTGA
- a CDS encoding metallophosphoesterase, producing the protein MGKFVSESKAFICGLAHQPYVPGALRRSEGPFILHISDTPVQIYEFVFKVIKAIKPAVIIHTGDLADNYKIENRKEQIPHYKRAVKYFMETLKIAAEEAEIIVTLGNHDLENIIGECEKISVDPEQPVVLFNKKFFLHHEMCIEGKEKGYYCFGHQYEPEHQTINGVVYLNGLLNINVIDVNKWETYHLKYPIGTNEYRKMTHRRTGL; encoded by the coding sequence ATGGGAAAATTTGTTAGTGAATCGAAAGCGTTTATTTGCGGGTTAGCGCATCAGCCTTATGTTCCTGGAGCATTGAGGAGGAGCGAGGGTCCCTTTATCCTTCATATCAGTGACACACCGGTGCAAATATATGAATTTGTGTTTAAGGTAATAAAGGCCATAAAACCAGCTGTCATTATTCATACTGGAGATTTAGCAGACAATTATAAAATTGAAAATAGAAAGGAACAAATACCACATTATAAAAGAGCTGTGAAATACTTTATGGAAACATTGAAAATAGCAGCTGAAGAAGCAGAAATAATAGTGACCTTAGGGAATCATGACCTTGAAAACATCATCGGTGAGTGCGAAAAAATTTCCGTTGATCCAGAGCAGCCAGTAGTATTATTCAACAAAAAGTTTTTTCTTCACCACGAAATGTGTATAGAAGGTAAAGAAAAAGGTTATTACTGCTTTGGTCATCAGTATGAGCCAGAACATCAAACCATCAATGGTGTAGTTTATTTAAATGGATTGCTAAATATAAATGTAATAGATGTCAACAAATGGGAAACCTATCATCTTAAGTATCCGATTGGAACCAATGAATACCGGAAAATGACTCATCGGCGAACAGGACTATAG
- the tpx gene encoding thiol peroxidase: MEKRKGIVTMKGNPVTLVGNPLHKGQVAPDFTALNLDLSSFTLSENIGKKIVISVAPSLDTEICNLQTIYFNEEAAKLENTLLLSISMDLPFALKRYCAAKGIDNALVLSDHRDADFGLKYGFLMEEFRLLARGIVIIDEKGVLQYGQMVPEIAQEPDYDEALSFLKQM; the protein is encoded by the coding sequence ATGGAAAAAAGAAAAGGTATTGTAACAATGAAGGGTAACCCTGTTACCTTAGTGGGCAATCCATTGCATAAGGGGCAGGTGGCGCCTGATTTTACAGCGCTCAACTTAGATTTGTCATCCTTTACCCTCAGTGAAAATATTGGTAAAAAAATCGTTATTAGTGTCGCTCCATCCCTCGATACAGAGATTTGCAATTTACAAACAATTTATTTTAATGAAGAAGCGGCTAAATTGGAAAACACATTATTACTCAGCATCAGCATGGATTTGCCTTTTGCTCTTAAACGCTATTGTGCTGCAAAAGGAATTGATAACGCATTAGTGCTTTCGGATCATAGAGATGCTGATTTTGGTCTTAAATATGGCTTTTTGATGGAAGAATTTCGCCTATTAGCCAGAGGCATTGTGATTATTGATGAAAAAGGGGTGCTGCAATATGGACAGATGGTACCAGAAATTGCTCAGGAGCCTGACTATGATGAAGCTTTGTCTTTCTTGAAGCAAATGTGA